From Actinoplanes oblitus, a single genomic window includes:
- a CDS encoding type I polyketide synthase, which translates to MTSETESADRGPLHRAMATIRTLQGRLAAREENRPVAIVGAGLRLPGGITNLAGYWDVLAAGRDLIRPMPAARQDRFAAEWQTLPRRGAFLDDVLGFDAAFFGLSPREARHLDPQHRLLMEVAWEALEDAALPTDRLGAHSAGLFLGIMWQDYRDWQAGEPDAFWTTGNGHNFAAGRIAYTLGLTGPTLAVDTACSSSLVALHLAVQALRRGECEVALAGGVNLILSPRSTRLVAETRSLAPDGRCKTFDAAANGFTRGEGCGVVVLKPLDAARRDGDRVHAVIHGSAVNQDGRSGGFTVPNVLSQVRLIEDALADARLTPADIGFVETHGTGTALGDPIELEALAAALGRRNAGAPLPVGAGKTNLGHLESAAGVAGLLKAVLSLRQRQIPPVVHFRTLNPRIDLDGTGIVVPARLTDWAPGAGRYAGVSSFGMSGTNAHVVLGAAEPPGAPADDAPAPAGFEISARTEPALRDLAARYAARLATLPAADFPALVSTVATGRSRLAERAWIAAAEPATAAAALRELAEGRPTARVVRLGPADPAPEQPPATRRVVDLPTYPWQRKRYEPEQPAEPAPLFTLDWRPLAPAGPATRPDPLVVAGDDTRLLTSIVREAAAAGLAGTVLGPLAGPPPSGWDTGDLPAGRDGWNAFWSARAGRATTILAPAAAPLAQATSTGAARCAAVVAAVGVAAERGGGRTYLVTRAVRRTGDGDRPEATDHGLLHGLAPTLGLEYPGGWGGVVDLPADPLPTDVRPMLDLIAAGDPPELAAVRGGVVLAARLTPAHPGAGLPELRPDATYVVTGGLGAVGRQLTAELVDRGARHLLIVGRRPRTALPGVAAGFLTELAARGVDVHYRGDGCDTAENLALACAPLAALPPVRGVLHVAGTVTSVAAADLDTAAFSAAVAAKAGGAWLLHRAADDWPLDFFVLVSSVSALWGAKGHAAYAAANGALDLLAAFRRGRGLPATSVAYGPWALDGDGMADREIRERAERIGIAAIGPAEGRLALAAAVPGPAGQVIACRADLPRLGRILPRSRTGLLAGQTGPAAEATGEPAPIPAPADAAAVRATIAQLLAAQLGYDGAADIRPDMGFADLGLDSINAVDLAERLTARLGRAVEVTALFDHPSVAELAAYLTGGGRPAAPAPPVRPAPAEAPEPAAPAGARPPLGGEPIAIVGMACRFPRADSTGQLWELLDAGVDAVGEAPADRWGSEILRGERVTTDQGGYLGGIDLFDAGFFDVPAREARSMDPQQRLLMETAWHALEDAGIDPAALRDTATGVFVGISYADYARLLAQGGAADVDAYYGTGTALNAAAGRLAYALGLHGPALAVDTACSSSLVAAHLAVRALRAGDADAALVGGVNILLDPMSSVAVSQAHMLAPDGRCRTFDAGADGFVRAEGCGVLVLKRLADAHRDGDDVLAVIRGSAVNSDGASSGLTVPNGSAQERLLTAALADAGLPGHAVSYLEAHGTGTRLGDPIEVAAAWRALGPGRGPDEPLLVGSVKSNIGHCESAAGIAGIVKVLLALRHDRIPANLHFRTPNPHVDWAGTNVRVVAAGTPWPRGPVPRVAGVSGFGFTGTNAHLVLTDPDRVPPTPPARPGGAHLVTVSAPDPDGLARATAAWRDRLTGAADGELAALAAASGRGRAHFRYRRAAVGRTGADLAKELAAGGPVSGASEPPRVAFLFTGQGSQYFGMGRDLYETEPAFREAFDRCDDLMRPRLGASLTELVFTGEDAAALHQTRVTQPAMVALAVSLVATWRSWGVEPVTVLGHSVGEIAAAVCAGVLDLPTACAFVVRRAELMQSTEHGRMLSVAAPEKSVEEWIRGTGLDLAAVNGPAATVVAGPAEAVEVLTARLSAANVRHRPLATSHAFHSRLMEPILEELRGELADLRTAPETTPLVANLTGRTGTTLDAAYWCEQVRRPVRFHDGLVRLGEIGADVLLEIGPDRTLTNLAAAAGLVPAGGAVASLRRGIPARTAMLTAVATLYRAGQRLDWRRVHPSRPGRVDAPRYPFARTSYWARPQQVPAGEPAAPAGPAWGTELRSPALPGRVFVSHRSTTYPAHLTDHRLFGTVSVPGASQLATVVSALAGDHDTVRLHDVHFPRALVLHEGERYEQQVIESPGPDGRRVTVQSLVDDEAGRWQEHLVARVPAEPPAATGRRPRTGHLRHEAERELTGEQFYRHLHTLGYHLGPSFRWIDHVWIDGDQALVRLIRPAETREDPAGYAVHPGLLDSCLQSAVCFAVDGEPDGDGAGLAIPFSMSRLAWHAHPAGDAEWWAHVRVRRDAGGTGLLRVGSADIHLTGPGGQTSVLIEDFRFRHAPRALVEASLSARATVRRVDWTPVSGDGARPGSVSVLGAPAVADALRQAGLELADPAAGAVLVDARFATDRQAPDQVAAEVARTLRTLPPHRGYAFLGPPGPDGRPVVEAIAGLLAGLRAEQPDRRVRVIEPREAWRPEHLAAALAVPVPDDGVLLATGPDGLRARHLTDLEPPASPPVWDPAGSALITGGLGALGLSVASFLVARGVRHVTLMARSAPDEPARRVLGDLTAGGATVQVVTGDVADPADCRDAVGRAGRDAPLRFVFHLAGVTDDRAFDTLTPDSFASVFAAKADGAVQLAAAVGTRQLTAFVLFSSAAAVLGSAGQANYAAANGYLDGLATVLREAGVPATSVGWGPWSTRYREGLADTPAVRRSMRVRGLRALTDDQAWPVLDAVLAGGPDRLVVVAGGAEPAVPRSPAARAGAPGRGWLCDRLTDPAALRGEIGRMVGEVLGEPEPIDPGLGFMDLGLDSIMTVDLQRRLSHAIGRDLPVTVALDHPTVDRLAAYVEAPAAGPAPEPVDDLAPLDRADLAELSLDDLVRAVRADVATEG; encoded by the coding sequence GTGACATCCGAGACCGAATCCGCCGACCGGGGTCCGCTGCACCGGGCCATGGCCACGATCCGTACGCTGCAGGGCCGCCTCGCCGCCCGGGAGGAGAACCGGCCGGTGGCGATCGTCGGCGCGGGCCTGCGGCTGCCGGGCGGGATCACGAACCTCGCCGGCTACTGGGACGTGCTCGCGGCGGGCCGCGACCTGATCCGCCCGATGCCGGCGGCCCGGCAGGACCGGTTCGCCGCCGAGTGGCAGACGCTGCCGCGGCGCGGCGCCTTCCTCGACGACGTCCTCGGCTTCGATGCCGCCTTCTTCGGCCTGAGCCCGCGGGAGGCCCGGCATCTCGACCCGCAGCACCGGCTGCTGATGGAGGTCGCCTGGGAGGCGCTGGAGGACGCGGCGCTGCCCACCGACCGGCTCGGCGCCCACTCGGCCGGCCTGTTCCTGGGCATCATGTGGCAGGACTACCGCGACTGGCAGGCCGGCGAGCCGGACGCCTTCTGGACCACCGGCAACGGCCACAATTTCGCGGCCGGGCGCATCGCCTACACCCTGGGGCTGACCGGACCCACCCTGGCCGTCGACACGGCCTGCTCCTCGTCGCTGGTCGCCCTGCACCTGGCCGTGCAGGCGCTGCGCCGGGGCGAGTGCGAGGTGGCCCTGGCCGGCGGGGTGAACCTCATCCTGTCGCCGCGGTCGACGCGGCTGGTCGCCGAGACACGGTCGCTGGCACCGGACGGCCGCTGCAAGACCTTCGACGCCGCCGCGAACGGTTTCACCCGCGGCGAGGGCTGCGGTGTGGTGGTTCTCAAGCCGCTCGACGCGGCCCGGCGTGACGGCGACCGCGTCCACGCGGTGATCCACGGATCGGCGGTCAACCAGGACGGCCGGTCGGGCGGCTTCACCGTGCCCAACGTGCTGTCGCAGGTTCGCCTGATCGAGGACGCCCTTGCCGACGCCCGGCTCACTCCGGCCGACATCGGGTTCGTCGAGACGCACGGCACCGGCACCGCGCTCGGCGACCCGATCGAGCTGGAGGCGCTGGCCGCCGCGCTGGGGCGCCGCAACGCCGGCGCGCCGCTGCCGGTCGGCGCGGGCAAGACCAACCTCGGGCACCTGGAGTCGGCGGCCGGCGTCGCCGGGCTGCTCAAGGCGGTGCTCAGCCTGCGGCAGCGGCAGATCCCGCCGGTCGTGCACTTCCGCACGCTCAACCCACGGATCGACCTCGACGGCACCGGCATCGTCGTGCCCGCGCGGCTCACCGACTGGGCACCCGGGGCGGGCCGCTACGCCGGGGTCAGCTCGTTCGGCATGAGCGGCACCAACGCGCACGTCGTGCTGGGCGCCGCGGAACCGCCCGGCGCGCCGGCGGACGACGCCCCGGCCCCGGCCGGGTTCGAGATCTCGGCCAGGACCGAGCCGGCACTGCGCGACCTCGCCGCCCGGTACGCCGCCCGGCTGGCCACGCTGCCCGCCGCGGACTTCCCCGCCCTGGTGTCCACCGTCGCGACCGGCCGCAGCCGTCTCGCCGAGCGAGCCTGGATCGCCGCGGCCGAACCCGCGACGGCCGCCGCCGCCCTGCGCGAGCTGGCCGAGGGCCGTCCGACGGCGCGGGTCGTCCGGCTCGGCCCCGCCGATCCGGCTCCGGAACAGCCGCCCGCCACCCGCCGGGTCGTCGACCTGCCGACCTACCCGTGGCAGCGCAAACGCTACGAGCCGGAACAGCCGGCCGAGCCGGCGCCGCTGTTCACCCTCGACTGGCGCCCGCTCGCCCCGGCCGGACCGGCCACCCGGCCGGACCCGCTCGTGGTGGCCGGGGACGACACCCGGCTGCTCACGTCGATCGTGCGCGAGGCGGCCGCGGCCGGCCTGGCCGGCACCGTGCTCGGTCCGCTCGCCGGGCCGCCGCCGTCCGGCTGGGACACCGGCGACCTGCCGGCCGGCCGGGACGGCTGGAACGCCTTCTGGTCGGCGCGGGCCGGCCGGGCCACCACCATCCTGGCGCCCGCCGCCGCGCCGCTCGCGCAGGCCACCTCGACCGGGGCGGCCCGGTGCGCGGCGGTCGTGGCGGCGGTCGGTGTGGCCGCCGAGCGCGGCGGCGGACGGACGTACCTGGTCACCCGCGCGGTCCGGCGGACCGGGGACGGCGACCGTCCCGAGGCCACCGACCACGGCCTGCTGCACGGCCTGGCACCGACCCTGGGCCTGGAGTACCCGGGCGGCTGGGGCGGCGTCGTGGACCTGCCGGCCGATCCGCTGCCCACCGACGTACGCCCGATGCTCGACCTGATCGCCGCCGGTGACCCGCCGGAGCTGGCTGCCGTCCGCGGCGGCGTGGTGCTCGCCGCGCGACTGACCCCGGCACACCCCGGCGCCGGACTGCCGGAGCTGCGCCCGGACGCCACCTACGTCGTCACCGGCGGTCTCGGGGCGGTGGGCCGGCAGCTGACCGCCGAACTGGTCGACCGAGGCGCCCGGCACCTGCTGATCGTGGGCCGGCGCCCCCGCACGGCGCTGCCCGGGGTGGCCGCCGGCTTTCTCACCGAGCTGGCCGCGCGGGGCGTCGACGTCCACTACCGCGGCGACGGCTGCGACACCGCCGAGAACCTGGCGCTGGCCTGCGCCCCGCTCGCCGCGCTGCCGCCCGTACGCGGAGTCCTGCACGTGGCCGGCACCGTCACCAGCGTCGCGGCCGCGGACCTGGACACCGCCGCGTTCAGCGCGGCCGTCGCCGCCAAGGCGGGTGGCGCCTGGCTGCTGCACCGGGCCGCCGACGACTGGCCGCTCGACTTCTTCGTGCTGGTCTCCTCGGTCTCGGCGCTCTGGGGTGCCAAGGGGCACGCCGCCTACGCCGCCGCGAACGGCGCACTCGACCTGCTCGCCGCGTTCCGGCGCGGGCGTGGCCTGCCCGCCACCAGCGTGGCGTACGGGCCGTGGGCCCTCGACGGCGACGGCATGGCCGACCGGGAGATCCGGGAGCGCGCCGAGCGCATCGGCATCGCCGCGATCGGCCCGGCCGAGGGCCGCCTCGCCCTGGCCGCGGCGGTACCCGGCCCGGCCGGACAGGTGATCGCCTGCCGCGCCGACCTGCCCCGCCTCGGCCGGATCCTGCCCCGGTCGCGCACCGGCCTGCTCGCCGGGCAGACCGGTCCGGCTGCCGAGGCGACGGGTGAACCGGCCCCGATCCCGGCGCCGGCCGATGCCGCCGCGGTGCGCGCCACGATCGCCCAGCTGCTCGCCGCGCAACTGGGCTACGACGGCGCCGCCGACATCCGCCCCGACATGGGCTTCGCCGACCTCGGCCTCGACTCGATCAACGCGGTCGACCTGGCCGAGCGGCTCACCGCCCGGCTGGGCCGGGCGGTGGAGGTCACCGCGCTCTTCGACCACCCCAGCGTCGCCGAGCTCGCCGCGTACCTGACCGGCGGTGGGCGACCGGCCGCTCCCGCGCCGCCGGTGCGGCCGGCGCCGGCCGAGGCGCCGGAGCCCGCCGCGCCGGCCGGGGCCCGGCCGCCGCTCGGCGGCGAGCCGATCGCGATCGTCGGCATGGCCTGCCGTTTTCCCCGGGCGGACTCGACCGGGCAGCTCTGGGAGCTGCTCGACGCCGGAGTCGACGCGGTCGGCGAAGCGCCCGCCGACCGCTGGGGCAGCGAGATCCTGCGCGGCGAGCGGGTCACCACCGACCAGGGTGGCTACCTCGGCGGCATCGACCTGTTCGACGCCGGCTTCTTCGACGTGCCGGCCCGCGAGGCGCGCAGCATGGATCCACAGCAGCGGCTGCTGATGGAGACGGCCTGGCACGCGCTGGAGGACGCCGGCATCGACCCGGCGGCGCTGCGCGACACCGCGACCGGGGTGTTCGTCGGCATCAGCTACGCCGACTACGCCCGGCTGCTGGCCCAGGGCGGCGCCGCCGACGTCGACGCGTACTACGGCACCGGGACGGCGCTCAACGCGGCGGCCGGGCGGCTCGCGTACGCCCTCGGCCTGCACGGCCCGGCGCTGGCCGTGGACACGGCCTGCTCCTCCTCGCTGGTGGCCGCGCACCTGGCCGTACGCGCGCTACGCGCCGGGGACGCCGACGCGGCCCTGGTCGGCGGCGTCAACATCCTGCTCGACCCGATGTCGTCGGTCGCGGTGAGCCAGGCCCACATGCTCGCGCCGGACGGCCGGTGCCGGACCTTCGACGCCGGCGCCGACGGCTTCGTACGCGCCGAGGGCTGCGGTGTGCTCGTGCTGAAACGTCTCGCCGACGCCCACCGTGACGGTGACGACGTGCTCGCGGTGATCCGGGGCAGCGCGGTCAACTCCGACGGCGCCTCGTCCGGCCTGACCGTACCCAACGGCAGCGCCCAGGAGCGGCTACTCACCGCGGCGCTGGCCGACGCCGGGCTGCCCGGCCACGCGGTGTCCTACCTGGAGGCGCACGGCACCGGCACCCGGCTCGGCGACCCGATCGAGGTGGCCGCGGCGTGGCGCGCCCTCGGCCCGGGCCGGGGCCCCGACGAGCCGCTGCTGGTCGGCTCGGTCAAGAGCAACATCGGGCACTGCGAGTCGGCCGCCGGGATCGCCGGGATCGTCAAGGTGCTGCTCGCGCTGCGCCACGACCGGATACCGGCGAACCTGCACTTCCGTACGCCCAATCCGCACGTGGACTGGGCCGGGACGAACGTCCGCGTGGTGGCGGCCGGGACGCCGTGGCCGCGCGGCCCGGTGCCGCGGGTGGCGGGCGTCTCCGGTTTCGGCTTCACCGGGACGAACGCGCACCTGGTGCTGACCGACCCGGACCGGGTGCCGCCGACGCCGCCGGCGCGGCCCGGCGGAGCGCACCTGGTGACCGTGTCGGCGCCCGACCCGGACGGCCTGGCCCGGGCGACCGCGGCCTGGCGCGACCGGCTCACCGGCGCGGCCGACGGCGAACTCGCCGCGCTGGCCGCGGCGAGCGGGCGGGGCCGCGCACACTTCCGGTACCGGCGGGCGGCGGTCGGGCGTACCGGCGCCGACCTGGCCAAGGAGCTCGCCGCCGGCGGGCCGGTGTCCGGCGCGTCCGAGCCACCCCGGGTCGCGTTCCTCTTCACCGGCCAGGGCAGCCAGTACTTCGGCATGGGGCGCGACCTCTACGAGACCGAGCCCGCCTTCCGCGAGGCGTTCGACCGGTGCGACGACCTGATGCGCCCGCGCCTGGGCGCGAGCCTGACCGAGCTGGTCTTCACCGGGGAGGACGCGGCCGCGCTGCACCAGACGCGAGTGACCCAGCCGGCGATGGTCGCCCTGGCCGTGTCCCTGGTGGCCACCTGGCGCAGCTGGGGCGTGGAACCGGTGACCGTCCTCGGGCACAGCGTCGGCGAGATCGCGGCGGCGGTCTGCGCGGGAGTCCTCGACCTGCCCACCGCCTGCGCGTTCGTGGTCCGGCGGGCGGAGCTGATGCAGAGCACCGAGCACGGGCGGATGCTGTCGGTGGCGGCGCCGGAGAAGTCGGTCGAGGAGTGGATCCGGGGCACCGGCCTGGACCTGGCCGCGGTCAACGGGCCGGCGGCGACGGTGGTCGCCGGTCCGGCCGAGGCGGTCGAGGTCCTGACCGCGCGGCTGAGCGCCGCGAACGTGCGGCACCGGCCGCTGGCCACCTCGCACGCCTTCCACTCCCGGCTGATGGAGCCGATCCTGGAGGAGCTGCGGGGCGAACTGGCGGACCTGCGCACCGCACCCGAGACGACGCCGCTGGTGGCCAACCTGACCGGGCGCACCGGCACCACCCTCGACGCCGCGTACTGGTGCGAGCAGGTCCGCCGGCCGGTCCGTTTCCACGACGGCCTGGTGCGCCTCGGCGAGATCGGTGCGGACGTGCTTCTGGAGATCGGGCCGGACCGTACGCTCACGAACCTCGCCGCCGCCGCCGGGCTGGTGCCGGCCGGCGGGGCGGTGGCCTCGCTGCGCCGCGGGATACCGGCGCGGACGGCCATGCTGACCGCCGTGGCCACGCTCTACCGGGCCGGGCAGCGACTGGACTGGCGCCGCGTCCACCCGAGCCGGCCGGGGCGGGTGGACGCGCCGCGCTACCCGTTCGCGCGTACGTCGTACTGGGCGCGGCCACAGCAGGTGCCCGCCGGGGAGCCGGCCGCGCCGGCCGGCCCGGCCTGGGGGACCGAACTGCGCTCGCCGGCGCTGCCCGGCCGGGTGTTCGTGAGCCACCGCAGCACCACCTACCCGGCTCACCTGACCGACCACCGCCTCTTCGGCACGGTGTCCGTGCCGGGCGCCTCCCAGCTGGCCACCGTCGTGTCCGCGCTCGCCGGCGACCACGACACCGTGCGGCTGCACGACGTGCACTTCCCCCGGGCGCTGGTGTTGCACGAGGGCGAGCGCTACGAGCAGCAGGTGATCGAGTCGCCGGGGCCGGACGGCCGCCGGGTCACCGTGCAGAGCCTGGTCGACGACGAGGCCGGGCGCTGGCAGGAGCACCTGGTCGCGCGGGTGCCGGCCGAGCCGCCCGCGGCCACCGGCCGCCGGCCCCGGACCGGCCACCTGCGCCACGAGGCCGAGCGGGAGCTGACCGGCGAGCAGTTCTACCGGCACCTGCACACGCTCGGCTACCATCTCGGCCCGTCGTTCCGCTGGATCGACCACGTCTGGATCGACGGCGACCAGGCCCTCGTCCGCCTGATCCGGCCGGCCGAGACACGGGAGGACCCGGCCGGGTACGCGGTGCACCCGGGACTGCTCGACAGCTGTCTGCAGAGCGCCGTCTGCTTCGCGGTGGACGGCGAGCCGGACGGCGACGGCGCGGGGCTGGCCATCCCCTTCTCGATGTCCCGCCTGGCCTGGCACGCACACCCGGCCGGCGACGCGGAGTGGTGGGCGCACGTGCGGGTGCGGCGCGACGCCGGCGGGACCGGGCTGCTGCGGGTCGGCTCGGCCGACATCCACCTGACCGGTCCGGGCGGGCAGACCAGCGTGCTGATCGAGGACTTCCGGTTCCGGCACGCGCCGCGCGCGCTCGTGGAAGCCTCGCTCAGTGCCCGGGCCACCGTGCGGCGCGTCGATTGGACGCCGGTGTCCGGCGACGGCGCACGACCGGGCAGCGTGTCGGTGCTGGGCGCGCCGGCGGTCGCGGACGCGCTCCGGCAGGCCGGCCTGGAACTTGCCGACCCCGCCGCCGGCGCCGTACTGGTCGACGCCCGGTTCGCCACCGATCGCCAGGCCCCCGATCAGGTCGCCGCCGAGGTGGCCCGGACCCTGCGGACCCTCCCGCCGCACCGTGGCTACGCCTTCCTCGGCCCGCCCGGGCCGGACGGCCGGCCGGTCGTGGAGGCGATCGCCGGGCTGCTGGCCGGCCTCCGGGCCGAGCAGCCGGACCGGCGGGTCCGCGTCATCGAGCCCCGCGAGGCCTGGCGCCCGGAGCACCTCGCGGCCGCGCTGGCGGTGCCGGTGCCGGACGACGGCGTGCTGCTGGCCACCGGCCCGGACGGCCTCCGGGCCCGGCACCTGACCGACCTGGAACCGCCGGCGTCACCACCGGTCTGGGATCCGGCCGGGTCGGCGCTGATCACCGGTGGCCTCGGCGCCCTCGGCCTCAGCGTGGCCTCGTTCCTGGTGGCCCGCGGCGTCCGGCATGTCACCCTGATGGCCCGGTCCGCGCCCGACGAGCCGGCCCGGCGGGTGCTCGGCGACCTCACCGCCGGTGGGGCCACCGTCCAGGTCGTCACCGGCGACGTGGCGGACCCGGCGGACTGCCGCGACGCGGTCGGCCGGGCCGGCCGGGACGCGCCCCTGCGTTTCGTCTTCCACCTTGCCGGCGTCACCGACGACCGGGCCTTCGACACGCTGACGCCGGACTCGTTCGCCTCGGTGTTCGCGGCCAAGGCCGACGGAGCGGTTCAGCTCGCCGCCGCCGTCGGCACCCGGCAGCTCACCGCGTTCGTCCTGTTCTCCTCGGCGGCGGCGGTGCTCGGATCGGCCGGGCAGGCCAACTACGCCGCCGCCAACGGCTACCTCGACGGCCTGGCCACGGTGCTGCGCGAGGCCGGTGTCCCGGCGACGAGCGTGGGCTGGGGGCCGTGGAGCACCCGCTACCGGGAGGGGCTCGCCGACACACCCGCGGTGCGCAGATCCATGCGCGTACGCGGTCTGCGCGCCCTCACCGACGACCAGGCCTGGCCGGTGCTCGACGCCGTGCTGGCCGGCGGCCCCGATCGGCTGGTCGTCGTGGCCGGGGGCGCCGAGCCGGCCGTCCCGCGGTCTCCGGCGGCGCGGGCCGGGGCGCCGGGCCGTGGCTGGCTGTGCGACCGCCTCACCGATCCGGCCGCACTGCGGGGCGAGATCGGCCGGATGGTGGGGGAGGTGCTCGGCGAGCCGGAGCCGATCGATCCCGGTCTCGGGTTCATGGACCTGGGCCTCGACTCGATCATGACGGTCGACCTGCAGCGGCGCCTCTCGCACGCGATCGGCCGGGACCTGCCGGTCACCGTGGCGCTCGACCATCCGACGGTCGACCGGCTGGCCGCCTACGTCGAGGCTCCGGCGGCCGGGCCGGCCCCGGAACCGGTGGACGACCTCGCTCCGCTCGACCGGGCCGACCTGGCCGAGCTGTCCCTCGACGACCTCGTCCGCGCGGTCCGCGCCGACGTCGCGACGGAAGGGTGA